Below is a genomic region from Echinicola rosea.
CCAAGGTTACTGCATAGGCCACCGTAAACCCAGGGTTTTCATAGACGATCAACCCAAACGCACACAAAAAGCCTGCGACAAAAAGCTGCCTAAAACGGGACATGGTCATCTTGCAGTACTGTTGTACTTTTTCTTCCAAAGGGATCTCAGCATTTCTTAATTGCTTTATCCCTCCGTTAAATTTGAAATAACTAAATGCCAGCAGCAGGGGAATCCCCACCAGCAGAAACATACTCAGCCAAATCGGAAAAGTAGGGATGGGCAGTTCCATATTTCCACTAGTAGTATATAAGTACGCAAAGGCAAAAACCGGCAAGGGGATCGCTATCAAGATCAAAACATTCCTCTCCAGCTCCCAGTATTTCTTTTTCATCTCCATGATACTTATCCTATATCCACTTTTACATCACCTGTCAGGGGATGTGACATGCAGCAGAGAATATAACCTTCTTTCTTTTCACCTTCTGACAACCCTGCATCTTGTTCCATTTTCACCTCTCCACTGGCCAATTTGCCGCGACAGGCTGTACACAATCCACTTTGGCAGCTATAAGGCATATCGTAGCCCTCATCCAATCCCGCTTCCAAAATCGTCTTTCCCGGAGGCACCTCAAAGGTATGCTCCTCTCCTTCTAGGTTTATGGTCACCTCCCTAGTCAAGGACGGCTGATCTTGGGAAGATTCCACCTCTTCTTTCTCTGCTTCCTCCGAAGATGAGGTGTAGAAACTCTCCCTGTGAATATTATCATGCGGCACATTTAGCTTTAGCAAGGCCTCTACGCTCGCTTCCATCAGTCCTTCTGGGCCACACAAGTAATAAAGCTCCTTGTCCGCATCGGGGAAATGTTTCTCAGACAAAACCTGCTCTATCATCTGTTCATTTAGCCTTCCTTGCAGACCGGACCATTCACCAGAAGGCCGGGAAAGGGTATGCACCACTTCCAGACGCCCCTGCTGTGCTTCCACTAGCTGCTGAAGTGACCGATCAAAAATCACCTGATCCTCCGAACGATTACAATAAATCAATGTCACCTTGGATTGGGGTTCATTGATCAGGACGGATTTGGTGATGCCCATGATAGGGGTAATGCCACTCCCTCCTGCGATCATGATGAAATGATTTTTGTTCTTGGAATGAAAGTCGGCCGTAAAATGCCCCATTGGCTTCATCACCTCGATGGTTTTCCCAGGTTTGATGGATTCATTGATGAAGTTAGAGACCACACCTCCCTCGATTCTCTTTACCGTAATACCAGGATGCGGATCCACATATGGTGAGGTACATAGGCTGTATGAACGGCGCTCTTCCTTTCCATTGATGTCCAGGATCAAGGTGAGAAACTGCCCCGGCTTATACTCCAAATAAGGCTCTGGCTGCTCAAAATAGATCGAAACGGCATCTGGGGTCTCCCGCACCACTTCACGCACTTTTAAGGACACATATTGACTACCTCTTTTCTTTTCTTCTTTATTCTTCTTAAATAAATTGAATATCATTGCTTTATGTCGTATTTATTACACGCTACCTTTCTGGCATCAAAATTAAGACCGATTTTTTAAAAACCATTTTAAATCACCAAGTAAAATCCCATATACTCCTGCAATAGGGACCAGAATCCGAATGGATAATGCAAATGTATAATTAAGGTTAAAACACATCGTGCCGAAAGAGGTTCATATTCTGTCATGAAAATAGCTGGTTGGTAAAATTATTTTCCTTCTGCTGTAGCGTTTTTACATAAGGTTACGTTTCGACAACAAAACCTACTTAACAGAAAGAGAGTAAAATAGATTAAACCAACATGATTATGTTAACGCGATTAAACAAAAACAATTTATTCAACAAATGGAAGAGAAGTCTAGGACTTTTCCTCCTTGCGCTATCCCCCTTAGTGATCACCAGCTGCCTGGATGATGATGACACGGAATACTATGATGGCCCATTGGCCTATGTCTCCTTTTACCACGGTTCGCCTGAAACCGGCGCGGTGACCATTTATGCTGATGGCGTAAGCAAGCCTCCATACAGTACCTATGATTTTAAATATACCGACTACTTTAATTACGCCAATTTCTATACAGGTGATAGAACCCTTTCCTTCAAAAACAGGAATGCCAATAATTCCCTGTTGGACACAGCTGTAACCCTTGAAGAAAACCAGGCTTATTCTTTCTTCTTCATCGATGGAGAAGAGTCCGATATGGGCATCGTACAGGCAGAAGATGATTGGGATTCACCAGAGGAAGGAAAGGCCTTGGTGCGCTTGGTCAATTTATCACCTGACGCACCTGAGCTAAGCCTCTTTATCAATGATTCGGACACACCTCTATTTCAGGATCAAGCCTTTAAAGAAGTTACAGACTTTTCAGAAATTGATGCTGATTTCACCACTTTTACAGTGGAAGGCGTCGGCGAGATCAATTTGACTGCAGAGGATCTTGATCTTCGTGAACAGCGCGTATATACGGTCATTGTTCGGGGATATGTCAATCCTGATAGCGGATCGACCTCAGAAAAAGACCTCAGCATCCAAGTAATCAGAAACTACCCCAACTACTAAAATTTAGCTAAACCAACACGTTTGATTGTTTGAGAGGCCGCCTTGTTGGGTGGCCTTTTTTTATGTATGCCAGTACCAGTCCTTCGACAACGCTCAGGAGCCGGTTACAGCGCATAGCCGAAGGGCTGACTACCTTAAACCCGGAATCAATGCCGTTTAGTTAAGGGTATTCCCTCCTTTTCATATACCTAAAAGTCCTTTTTTTGATTGACTTTGGCTGGGGAAACCTGATCCTCTTGGTGGATTTTATCCTTTTCCTTTTTTCCATTGATGAAAAAATAAAGAAAAAAATCTAGGCCGGTGGTATGCCCTTTAAAATGGGACATGGATTTACCCTGCGACCGAGACCCGTCACCCATTTTAATTTCCACCCGATGGCTACGGCCTAAAAGTGAGTGGGTCTCGCTGTTCCACGACGCGAGCCAACTCCCTTTCTTAACGGCCTCCACCATCGGCTGGAAAACAGGCATACCAAGGGCCGTCATATGGAAACAACACCTTTTTGGGACTTATTAACTGAATCCGCCTTGCAGGTATTGGGCGTTAAGAAATTAAAAAGCGGGTGGGCAAGAAGGCAGGCTTGTTTGACGAAATACTAGTCAAAAAGAATGTTGGCTGCTAGAAAAGGAGGAGTTTGCCTGCATGAGGGAAGGTTTTAATTTTAGGCCAATAGATGCACAGCGGCGGGGTTTTTTGGTTACTTTTTTGACCTGAAGCAAAAAAGTAACAAAGGTAAACGGATGAAAAACACCTAGGAATTTAGCTAGAAAAATAACTGCCCAAGGAAAAAATATAGAACCCATATTTTCCAAATACACACTAACTAAACGGCATTGAACCCGGAATATGCATTAGCCTATCTGTTGTGACCTGATCCGCCGCGGCGGACAAAATCAGCCTTTTCACTTTAGTTTTCGGCATCACCGTAGCGGTGCTACGCTAATGCCTCCAAACTAACTGATTTTCTTGTACTTTCAGCTCTCACTACGATTCCTAACGCATAATCCGGGTTAAAGAAAAAAGCACCTAAATCAAGGCTACTTTTTCGCAAAACCTCTATCACTCGAAATTACCACCAAATTAAAGGGCTTTTAAGCATTAAACATTTATTTTTGCATCGTCATACAATTTCAAAACAGCATCACCATGAATCTAAATACGCTGACCGCAGTATCCTCAGTAGACGGAAGATACGGAAGCAAAACGGCTCCCTTGAGGGCTTATTTTTCTGAATTTGCCTTGATCAAGTACAGGGTAAAAGTGGAAGTAGAATATTTCATTGCCCTTTGTGAATTGCCTTTGCCGCAACTAACAGGCATTTCTAAAGATATTTTCCCAAAGCTACGGGCCATCGTAGAAAATTTTTCGGAGGAAAATGCCGAAGCCATCAAGGAAATCGAAAAGACCACCAATCATGATGTAAAAGCTGTCGAATATTTTCTTAAGGAAGAATTTGACAAACTTGGACTGGAAGCTCAAAAAGAGTTTATTCATTTTGGCCTGACTTCGCAAGACATTAACAATACTGCCACGCCACTCATGCTAAAGGATGGATTGGACAGGGTTATTCTGCCTGTATTGGTAGAAGTCATCTCTAAACTCCACAGCCAAGTGGATGAGTGGAAAGATATCTCCATGCTGGCCAAAACCCATGGCCAACCGGCCTCTCCAACACGCTTGGGCAAAGAAATCCAAGTATTTGTCACCCGGCTTGAAAACCAGCTTGCACTACTCCAGCAAGTCCCCTATTCCGCCAAATTCGGTGGTGCCACCGGCAATATGAACGCACACAAAGTGGCCTATCCCAACCAAGATTGGAATACTTTTGCCAACAACTTTGTGAGCGATTACCTAGGTTTGGAGCGTAGTTTTCCCACCACTCAGATCGAGCATTATGATAACTTGGCTGCCTCATTCGATGGACTGAAACGTATCAACACCATCCTTCTGGACCTTTCCAAGGATGTTTGGCAGTATGTCAGCATGAATTATTTCAAGCAAAAAATCAAAGCAGGGGAGGTGGGCTCTTCGGCAATGCCACACAAGGTCAACCCTATCGATTTTGAAAATGCAGAGGGAAACCTTGGTATTGCCAACGCTTTATTGGAACATTTGGCCGCAAAACTCCCCATTAGTCGCCTTCAGCGTGACCTGACGGACAGCACGGTATTGCGTGTGATCGGGGTGCCTTTAGCCCATATGCTGATTTCTTTTGAGTCACTCAAAAAAGGGCTGGGCAAGCTTGAGCTTAACAAAGCAGCCATTGATGCTGATCTGGAAGACAACTGGGCGGTAGTGGCCGAGGCCATTCAGACCATCCTCCGACGGGAAGGTTATCCTAAACCTTATGAAGCACTAAAAGACCTTACCCGCACCAATACCCGTATCACGGAACAGTCGATCCAAGAATTTATCGAAAACCTGAATGTTTCGGATGAGGTGAAGGCTGAGCTCAAAGTCATCACACCATTTAACTATACTGGTATTTAGCCTACTAACCTGAGCGGGGTCTTAAAACCGACACCAATTCGACATAGTGCCCAAAGCAACAGCAGACTGAAGCAATCTTTTCTTTGAAGACAAGATTGCTTCGTCATGTTTCCCTGATTGGTAAAGACAAGCAGGCTCGAAAGGAGGCAGGAAAGGGGCGCGGCTCCTTCTCACAAATCACCTCCAACGCATGGCCGAGACGATTTTCAAACCGATCTCAGGTTACTATATCACAAGGCTGTCTTCTCGTAAATAGTTTACCATGGACCTTGTCCATGGCTAAGGATCTTTTGCTCCCCAGCATTCTATTTCGGCAGGAAAATCTCCGCCATCATGCAACGAATACTTCCTCCACCGATCTTCTCGATCGTGGGAATGTTGGCGGTGATTATTTCTGTGTACTTTTCGATTACTTGTCGTTGTCCTCTTTTGAGGCTATCATACGCAGCTTGGGACATAACGGTAAATTTCTTTCCATGTGGTCCAGAAAGCTCCAGCATATTTCCGGCAAAAGCAAACTTCTGGGGGATAGTAATGGGAACGATCTTTTTGCCGGAAGCTTCCAAGGATTCTTTCACCAGCTGCTTTACGGATTTCCCTACAATGCTATCCAAACAAACCACTGCGAGCTGACTACCCACGTGCATCATGACATTGGTATGGTAAACTGGGATTTTTTCTTTGGATTGGGACTGGACAGCCCGAAAAGGTATAACTTGATAGCCCATTAATCTTTCGAAGTAATGGAGCGGTTCCTGATGCGTCCGCTCTGAAAGACAGGCGTAAGCCACTTTATGCTCTCTGTCCAATACCATGCTGCCTGTGCTTTCCAAAAACTGATGCTCATCTTCAAAAAAAGTAAAATCCACTAGCTCATTCACCCTAAAACCTTGAGCGGTCAGCAAATCCACCAAATCTCTTCTACGCTCCTTCCTACGCAAGGGAGAAAGCATAGGAAACAGTAGCAGACGGCCATCCTCATGTGTACTGAACCAGTTGTTAGGGAAAATAGCATCTGGCTTTATCGGATCGGGACTGTCCTGCGCCACTATCACTTGGATCCCTTTGCTACGCAACAAGGCCACCACATCGTCGAACTCCTTTTCAGCTTCTACTTGTATTTCCGCTACATCCCGAAGATCAGTTTGCTGATAGCCATTATCCTCGGCAGTTTCTGGATTAAAGCCAAAAGCCGCAGGACGAACCATTAATACTTTGGAAGTAGTCTGTGCCGACATGTTAAGCTTATTAAGGTGTAAACTTCCTCCAAGTTACAAACTACCTTTCGCTATGCCCGTTATTTTTTATAATATTGATAAAGTACTGGTTTGATACGAAAACGCTCCTCACTAAGCGAGAAAAAACTGTTGCCATTTTTCGAAAATGCGATGGCCTCCCCTTGCGGCTCAGGCACGTATGGCAATTGTACAGGTTTTCTGGAAAGGGCCTCTGCTACAGACTCGCCTTCCTGTCGGGTCCAATAGTAAACGACCCAATAGTTTTTGATGATAATTTCAGTTCCATCAGGGGAAATATCGCCTGCTACCGACATGGTAATGGGCAATTTTGTCAAAGGTTCGAGCGCCACTTCATCCGCTTCAAGTTTATCAGCCGGTGCACGATAAAGTACATTGCTGGAATCCCGCTTACTGACGATATAGACATCTCCATTCCAAGGATCCACCATCAAGGTCTCGGCATCTCTGGCACCGTCGGGGTATTTTAACGTAATCTTCTCCGGCTGCACATGTATCTCTGTACTATCAACAGAGGGTTCTTCAAACCTCAGGAGGCTAACGGTAGGATATTCTCCATCATTATCGCCTATCTCCCCGACATATACATAAGATTTCTCGCCTTCCACACCTGGGCCGGTAGCAATGTCCTCCCAATCACGATTGTACGTATGATCCAAGGTGATTTCTCCCGTCACATTCCCCGTAGAATCCAATTTATAGACAATGGGCTTTCCTCCGCTATCATTGTGCGTGTACAGCACATTTTCTTGTACCCTGCTTGCCGCTAGTCCACTAGCCTCTTTGAGTAATTTCCTATCCACTCCGCCCATTTCCTTTCCTGCAAAGTAAAGGGAATCCACCACTTGCGGATTGATCCTTACATGGTATTTGTTGTAGATCTTTTCAGACAACAAATAAGGCATCAGAGAAGCCAAAAAGGTAAGTTTCAATATGATCTGGAACATAAATTTCATCACCCAAAATTAACAAAAACAAGACCAAAACAACTCACTGTCAAGTCAATGAAATGTTAAATTATGCAAATGGCATCATGATGTAGCTGAGATGGTTAAAAAGGTCAACGAATAAAAAAGTTGATAAGGAAGCTGATCACGCAATTGTCGGTCTCACCAGTCCATTCGGCTCCGATCAGGTACCGGATGAGAGGAACATCATGTCTCCTCAACCCAGTTTATGTGATCCTGGAATATTTCTATTTACCGAGTTAAATTTAGCAACAAACAATTCAGCGTAAGTCTTAACAACCTCCACAACCTGCATACTATCAGAACCGTCACAATCCCCCAGGGAAATCGCTTTTAGTCCCATGAAGTTATTTAATTCAGGCAAAAAGAGTCAGACCGACCGGACTTGTCGTGAGGGAGAGTCGAGGGCCAACGTCTAGCCTTCGACTCTGCTCAGGCTGACATCTCTTCACAATAGTTTAAAAGCGATTCCCCTATCATAATCCCCATTTTACAGTTTGACTCGGTTTATGTTGCTTTTTGAATGGGCATAAAAAAAGTGGCCCTCTAAGGAGCCACTTTAAAATAAACCGTCTATTAAAATCTAATCTGCTTTTTCTTTCTTTTTGACGACAATGTTTAGCTCATCACCTTTACCAGCATAATCAGCTTTGATCACATCGCCTTCAGAAAGGTCTCCTTTCAGGATTTCTTCCGCTATGGCATCTTCCAAGTACTTCTGGATGGCCCTATTAAGGGGTCTGGCACCATATTGTTGGTCGTAACCTTTCTCTGCCAGGAAGTCTTTTGCCTTGTCCGACAATTCGATTTTGTAGCCAAGGTCAGTAATTCGGCTGAACAGTTTTTCCAGGGTGATATCGATAATTTTGTGGATGTGCTCCTTATTGAGGGAGTTAAATACCACTACGTCATCTAACCTGTTCAAGAACTCAGGACTGAAAGCCTTTTTCAGGGCACTTTGGATGGTAGATTTCATGACCTCATCCATATTTTCTTCCTTGGCCTTTGAAGCAAACCCGATACCCGCACCAAAGTCCTTAAGGTCTCTTACCCCGATATTGGACGTCATGATGATCACCGTATTTCTGAAATCCACTCTTCTGCCCAGACCATCTGTCAGGATACCATCATCCAATACCTGAAGCAGCAGATTGAATACATCGGGGTGGGCTTTTTCGATCTCATCGAGCAAGACCACAGAGTATGGCTTCCTTCTGACTTTTTCAGTCAGCTGGCCACCTTCTTCATAGCCCACATAGCCTGGAGGCGCTCCCACCAAACGGGAAACACTGAATTTCTCCATGTACTCGGACATGTCGATCCTCACGAGTGAGTCTTCCTTATCAAACAGGTAAGTTGCCAGCGTTTTGGCAAGCTCTGTTTTCCCCACACCAGTAGGACCTAGGAAAATAAACGAACCGATCGGCTTTTTGGGATCTTTCAAGCCCACTCGGGTACGTTGAATGGCTTTGGTCAATTTTTTGATCGCATCATTTTGACCAATCACCTTATCTTGCAGCTCATTGCCCATGTTCAGCAACTTATTGCCTTCTTTTTGGGCAATTCGCTTGGCAGGAATTCCAGTCATCATGGCGATTACCTCTGCCACATTATCTTCCTCCACCGTATAGCGTTTGGTTTTGCTTTCTTCTTCCCACTTGGCCTTTGCATTCTCCAGTTGTTCAAGGAGCTTTTTCTCCCTGTCCCTGAGCTGCGCAGCCTCTTCATATTTTTGGCTTTTTACTACGCGGTTTTTCTCCACTTTAATATTTTCCACCTCTTCTTCCAGTTTCAGGATTTCATCAGGCACATGGATGTTGTTGATGTGCACGCGGGCACCTGCTTCATCCAGGATATCGATGGCCTTATCCGGTAGGAAGCGGTCAGAAATATAGCGGTCGGACAGTTTCACACACGCATCGATCGCCTCCGGCGTATAGTTTACGTTGTGGTGATCTTCGTATTTGTCCTTGATGTTGTTCAGGATCTGTACAGTTTCCTCAGGAGTGGTAGCATCTACCATCACCATCTGAAACCTTCTGGCAAGAGCCCCATCTTTTTCGATATACTGACGGTACTCGTCCAATGTAGTGGCTCCGATGCATTGGATTTCTCCTCTGGCCAGTGCTGGCTTGAACATATTGGAGGCATCCAGCGATCCACTGGCGCCACCAGCTCCGACGATGGTGTGCAGCTCATCGATGAAAAGGATGACATTAGGGGACTTCTCCAGTTCATTCATCACGGCCTTCATGCGCTCCTCAAACTGCCCACGATACTTCGTGCCGGCTACCAAAGAGGCCAGATCGAGCGTCACCACGCGCTTGTTAAACAGCACACGCGAAACTTTCTTCTGCACAATTCTCAGCGCCAGTCCTTCTGCAATGGCAGTCTTACCTACTCCAGGTTCACCGATCAGGATAGGATTGTTCTTCTTCCTCCTGGACAGGATCTGCGCCACACGCTCGATCTCTTTTTCCCTACCGATAATCGGATCCAGCTTATCATCTTCTGCCATCCGGGTAAGGTCCCTGCCAAAATTATCCAAGACCGGCGTCCTGGACTTTTCAGTGGAGCCTTTGCCTCCTCCGCCAGAGGAGCCTCCGGAGCTGCCAAAGAGCTTGCTGCTTTCTTCATCCGTATCGTCAGCCTCAGCACCAGAGCGGGGCGTTTGATCCGTTTGGAATTCCAGCATTTCCTTTACAGTATCGTAAGTCGTATCGAATTTATGCAAAATCTGGGTAGCGATGTTATCCTCATCCCTAAGGATGGACAACAGCAAATGCTCCGTTCCGATAAGTTGGCTTTTAAATATCTTAGCTTCCAAATAAGTAATTTTCAGCACTTTTTCAGATTGCCTGGTCAGCGGGATATTGGCCAAGTTTTTCACATTGTGATTGGCCGTTCCTTTCACAGCACGCTCCACGGAATTGCGAAGCTCATCCAAAGGCACTCCTAATTTCTTCAATATGGAAACAGCGACACCTTCCCCTTCTCGGATCATGCCCAGCAAGAGGTGTTCGGTTCCTATATAATCGTGACCCAAGCGCAAAGCTTCTTCACGACTTAGAGAAATCACCTCTTTGACTCTATTTGAAAATTTTGCTTCCATTTAGTTCCTTTCTGAATTGTTAATAATTCTCTATATAATTTTACCGAATTTGTTTTAAAAACACAATCCTTTTGCAGATTGTTCATTTCTTTTTTTTTGATTGTGATATTATTTCATGGGCCATCGGCCCCTCACAAAACAACAAATCGATAATGCTTAAATTTGGTACAAAGTCCAAGCCAAAGAGCTGAGCGTATGGCTTCGGTTCATAAATATTTCTTTGCTCAAACGGCTCTTTTGCCACTATAATTCTCCTCAGATCTTCACAGGAAGAATATTCTTCCTCATTGCTCCCTATCAATACCTTGGTTTTTACCTTCATTAATTTCAGACAAAGTGTCAGCAATTCAAAGTTTAAATCGTACAAATTGTCAATATTCTTATCGTAGATCGCTTCAAAATAAGGAAAGAAATATTCAAAGAAAGGAGCCTTGCCATATGCACTGCGGATGCCGCGTAGATGAACATTCTTCCATTTTTGCTTATAATCTATTTTAATTTCCCGGTATTTCACCTTCTTATTTCCCCCAATAACAGGAATACTCAGGCTCTCCACCTTGTTGGCCAACCGGATATGGGCCCGGTTTCGGTAGGTCTGCTTTTGATAGCGGTCTCCTCCGGCCAGGATCAGTTGATCTGCATCGTGTATAGCTACAAAGAACTCTATCGGGGGCAGGTAAAATAAATCCGCACAAATCACGCTCTTTTCCATGCCCAAAAATAGTCAAAACTTTGCGCTATCTATCTTTTGGCATCACCTTCTAAAGCATTTCTTCCAAATCCCCCTGCCCCTGCCTGACGATTTCGATCTCATCACCTGTACAATCGACGACCGTGGAAGCGACATTATTCCCGTACCCACCATCAATGACTACATCCACGAGGTCCTTATATTTTTCATAAATCAATTCGGGATCGGTACTATATTCCAGCACATCATCTTCATCACGAATGGAAGTAGTGACAATAGGCTGACCAAGTTCTTTTACCAATATACGTGGAATGCTATGATCCGGGATGCGTATCCCCACCGTTTTCTTTTTGCTGTGCAATAATTTTGGCACTTTGTTATTGGCATCAAGTATAAAGGTGAAAGGTCCCGGAAGGGCCTTCTTCATCACCTTAAATACGGGGGTACTGACCACCCTGGTATATTCGGATATATTGCTGAGATCATAGCAGATAAAGGAGAAATTTTGCTTTTGAGGCTTCACCCCCTTGATCAAACAAATCTTTTCAATGGCCTTCTGATTATAAATATCGCATCCAATCCCATAAATAGTATCCGTGGGATAGATCACCACCCCCCCTTGCCGAAGTACTTCCACCACTCGGTTTACTTCGCGCGGATGGGGGTTTTCAGGATATATTTTTATAAATGAGGCTGCCATAGATTAAATATTGATTCAGAGGATTAAGGATTATAGTTGTCAATTTATCAAATTTAGCACCAAACAACTAACACTTTTTACTAGTTGCGTACATTTGTGTATGAATAAGTATCTTCACTCATATCATTTCCCTATTTTTGTACCTAGCCAGGAATTGCCTCGATAAATTAACCATGATTACGAAAAAGAACCAAAAATATTATATGATAGCAATGGTCGCTATCTCAGTATTGATCAGCTCATTTGCCTTCTATTTTTATCAAGTCTTCTTCAGTCCAAACACCTTAACGGAATCAGATGTTCCCGCAGAGCTGAAAATCCCCAGCAACGCCACCTTCCAACAGGTTTCTGATAGCCTGACCGAAAACGACATTATCACAGACGTGATTTCCTTTAGCTTCGTAGCCAAAATGCTGAAATATCAGGAAAATATCAAACCTGGCCGGTACATCATCCACCCAAAGCTATCCAATAAGGAATTGGTCACCCTTCTCCGCTCAGGACGCCAAACACCGATTGACATCACCTTTAACAACATCAGGACCAAGGAAGATCTCTCAGAAAAAATCGCCAAAAACCTGGAATTTTCGCAGGATCGGTTTCTCGCCTTGCTTCAGGACAGCGTTTACATCCGTAAATTCGACTTTACCGAAGAGACGATCATGAGCATGTTTATCCCAAACACGTACGAGGTCTATTGGGACATCAGCCCAGAACAGCTTTTTGACAGGATGTACAGGGAATATAATAAATTCTGGACCAAACCTCGCATCGCAAAAGCCGACTCACTGGGTATGACCAGAACAGAGGTCGCTACACTGGCCTCTATCGTGCAGGCAGAAACCGCCAAAAAGGAAGAGCGCCCCAAGATCGCTGGTGTTTACCTTAACCGGCTGGAACGTAACATTCCGTTACAAGCCGACCCTACCTTGGTATTCGCTCTCGGGGACTTCAGCATCAAAAGGGTCCTGAACGTCCATAAAGAAATTGACAGCCCCTATAACACTTACATGTACACGGGACTGCCCCCTGGGCCAATCAACTTACCGGACATCTCCTCATTGGAGGCCGTACTCGACTATGAT
It encodes:
- the mltG gene encoding endolytic transglycosylase MltG, translated to MITKKNQKYYMIAMVAISVLISSFAFYFYQVFFSPNTLTESDVPAELKIPSNATFQQVSDSLTENDIITDVISFSFVAKMLKYQENIKPGRYIIHPKLSNKELVTLLRSGRQTPIDITFNNIRTKEDLSEKIAKNLEFSQDRFLALLQDSVYIRKFDFTEETIMSMFIPNTYEVYWDISPEQLFDRMYREYNKFWTKPRIAKADSLGMTRTEVATLASIVQAETAKKEERPKIAGVYLNRLERNIPLQADPTLVFALGDFSIKRVLNVHKEIDSPYNTYMYTGLPPGPINLPDISSLEAVLDYDQHNYLYFCAKEDFSGYHVFSTNLRDHLIQARKYQNALNQANVY